One genomic window of Rhodoligotrophos defluvii includes the following:
- a CDS encoding class I SAM-dependent methyltransferase, with translation MIFRIGNGFSENSPLPQGHGGRARLRLHARPGAGCACLIDLDCAIPIFRHGLGTIAARCHGKIAEMCGTDLHLDKLRKARERGLIDRFGLYGLQWGDPDERSDLVAVRDRFVWPLVHPDKVTVEIGPGGGRWTRYLVPCRTLYLVDRYPELLAELSRNFHAPNMVFVQNSGTDLPGIADKTVDLVFSYGTFVHFELPIIAAYLEEINRILKPGGDVVLQYADKTKPVGAETPSFPDCDPERIAALVRDTGFRIVEQEDTLLNNSGIIRFSI, from the coding sequence ATGATCTTCCGAATTGGTAACGGCTTTTCGGAAAACTCGCCGCTGCCGCAAGGGCATGGCGGCCGAGCTCGGCTGCGCCTTCACGCACGGCCGGGGGCCGGTTGCGCTTGCCTCATCGATTTGGATTGCGCGATTCCCATTTTCAGGCATGGTCTCGGCACAATCGCCGCCCGATGTCACGGCAAGATTGCAGAGATGTGTGGAACGGATCTTCATCTTGATAAGCTGCGCAAAGCGCGCGAGCGTGGCCTAATCGACCGTTTTGGCCTCTATGGGCTGCAATGGGGCGACCCTGACGAGCGTTCCGACCTTGTTGCGGTGCGCGACCGGTTCGTGTGGCCGCTGGTTCATCCGGACAAGGTCACCGTGGAAATCGGGCCGGGCGGCGGGCGTTGGACACGCTACCTGGTGCCGTGCCGGACGCTCTACCTCGTCGACCGCTATCCCGAGTTGCTCGCCGAACTGAGTCGCAATTTTCATGCCCCTAATATGGTGTTCGTTCAGAATTCTGGAACAGACCTCCCCGGCATAGCAGACAAGACCGTAGATCTGGTCTTCTCCTATGGCACCTTCGTCCATTTCGAACTGCCGATCATCGCAGCTTACCTCGAGGAGATTAATCGTATTCTGAAGCCCGGGGGCGATGTGGTTCTGCAATATGCCGACAAAACAAAGCCGGTTGGGGCGGAAACGCCCAGCTTTCCCGATTGCGATCCGGAACGGATCGCAGCTCTCGTCCGCGATACGGGATTCCGGATTGTCGAGCAGGAGGACACCCTCTTGAATAACAGCGGCATCATCCGCTTCTCCATTTGA
- a CDS encoding class I SAM-dependent methyltransferase, which translates to MSRLDSFINRVIAQRECLNAACAEIAGREGVVFELGLGNGRTFDHLRERLPGREIFVFERSPAAHPKSMPDEAHLIIGDVTKTLPAAVERFAGRVVLLHSDLGSADLEENARLARFLSGTIPPLLAEGAIVLCDPALDLPRAERLQLPPTVQKDRYYMYRWKMRAAQPASAIQESF; encoded by the coding sequence ATGTCGAGGCTGGACTCCTTCATCAACCGGGTTATCGCACAACGCGAGTGCCTGAACGCCGCCTGCGCGGAAATCGCCGGCCGCGAGGGGGTGGTGTTCGAGCTTGGGCTCGGCAACGGCCGCACCTTCGACCACCTGCGCGAGCGCTTGCCCGGACGGGAGATCTTCGTGTTCGAGCGCAGCCCGGCTGCGCATCCGAAATCGATGCCGGATGAGGCACACCTGATCATTGGGGACGTGACGAAGACCCTGCCCGCCGCCGTCGAACGCTTTGCCGGTCGGGTGGTGCTACTGCACAGCGATCTGGGCAGCGCGGATCTCGAGGAGAATGCCCGGCTGGCCCGGTTCCTGTCAGGCACCATTCCCCCGCTTCTGGCGGAGGGCGCAATCGTGCTGTGCGACCCCGCCCTGGATCTGCCGAGGGCGGAGCGCCTGCAACTTCCGCCTACCGTGCAGAAGGATCGCTACTATATGTATCGGTGGAAGATGCGCGCGGCGCAGCCGGCATCGGCTATTCAAGAATCATTCTAA
- a CDS encoding RrF2 family transcriptional regulator, with product MRLTKMTSYALRILIHCGQTPSRKVKTSDIAQAYQITEANVSKVVQLLVRAGLLETVRGPGGGLTLARAPEEIRIGDIIRATEDTTIQTDCFGQGVDECAILKAVPINRVFDNAVNAFIEVLDRHTLAEFIRARPGSALFAQIAAAGEAGDEARRPAGGLV from the coding sequence ATGCGCCTGACGAAGATGACCAGCTATGCCCTACGGATCCTGATCCATTGCGGGCAGACTCCGTCGCGGAAGGTCAAGACGTCCGATATTGCGCAAGCCTATCAGATCACCGAGGCCAACGTGTCGAAGGTGGTGCAGCTGCTGGTGCGCGCCGGCCTGCTGGAGACGGTGCGCGGGCCCGGCGGCGGATTGACGCTGGCGCGGGCCCCGGAGGAGATCCGCATCGGCGACATCATTCGGGCGACCGAAGACACCACCATCCAGACCGATTGCTTCGGCCAGGGCGTCGACGAGTGCGCCATTCTCAAGGCGGTGCCGATCAACCGGGTGTTCGACAATGCGGTGAATGCGTTCATCGAGGTGCTGGACCGCCACACCCTCGCCGAGTTCATCCGCGCCCGGCCGGGCTCGGCCCTGTTCGCGCAGATCGCAGCCGCCGGCGAGGCGGGCGACGAGGCGCGGCGACCAGCCGGCGGGCTGGTCTAG
- a CDS encoding heme ABC transporter ATP-binding protein, giving the protein MIEAAHITCRRGAREILSDVSLSVQPGRLTVVLGPNGAGKSTLLACLTADLPVSAGRITLDGRPLAAWRKSELALRRAVLPQKSHLAFPFTVREVVELGLIAAGGHSLAGGGRDRHRQQEEAVRVALSRVGLLSYAGRYYQQLSGGEQQRVHIARICCQLEVSRRLGAAPYLFLDEPISNLDLRHQLETLDIVRDFVAQGGGAFAILHDINLASLYADELVILSNGRVAARGTPAETLTTEVIAQVFDVPVTLNQVPSGGKPFLLPHTAR; this is encoded by the coding sequence ATGATCGAAGCTGCTCACATCACATGCCGGCGTGGCGCCCGCGAGATTCTGTCCGATGTCAGCCTCTCGGTGCAGCCTGGCCGGCTGACGGTGGTGCTGGGGCCGAACGGGGCAGGCAAATCCACGCTGCTAGCCTGCCTCACCGCCGATCTTCCCGTGAGCGCCGGCCGCATCACCCTTGACGGCCGCCCGCTCGCCGCCTGGCGCAAGAGCGAGCTGGCCTTGCGTCGGGCCGTTCTCCCGCAGAAGAGCCATCTCGCCTTTCCCTTCACCGTGCGCGAGGTCGTCGAGCTCGGCCTGATTGCCGCCGGGGGTCATTCCCTCGCGGGCGGCGGACGCGACCGGCACCGCCAGCAGGAGGAGGCGGTTCGCGTCGCTTTGTCGCGGGTGGGGCTGCTGAGCTATGCAGGCCGGTATTACCAGCAACTATCCGGAGGTGAGCAGCAGCGGGTGCATATCGCCCGCATCTGCTGTCAGCTGGAAGTCTCGCGCCGGCTTGGCGCGGCACCCTATCTCTTCCTGGACGAGCCAATCTCCAATCTCGATCTCCGGCACCAGCTCGAGACGCTCGATATCGTCCGGGATTTCGTCGCCCAAGGCGGCGGGGCCTTCGCCATCCTGCACGACATCAACCTGGCGAGCCTCTATGCGGACGAGCTCGTCATTCTCTCCAACGGCCGGGTCGCCGCGCGGGGCACTCCCGCCGAAACCCTCACCACCGAGGTGATCGCGCAGGTGTTCGACGTGCCGGTAACGCTCAATCAGGTGCCGAGCGGAGGCAAGCCGTTCCTCCTGCCCCATACCGCACGATGA
- a CDS encoding FecCD family ABC transporter permease, translating into MAIAESKSEEIAVLGGDRRRTARLVIWLLVGGLALAAFLSLSIGATGFTPGAAWEAIWASLRGASGNEAALRDTIILDIRLPRTLLGIIIGAALAVSGVVLQGLFRNPLADPGLVGVSSGAGLAAVIVIIGIPIFLPETARLIGPYALPVAAFFGALITTTLLYRIATRAGRTSVATMLLAGIALGALAGALTGYLTYLSDDQQLRDLTFWTMGSLGGATMEKVLISAPFILVALISIPWLADRLDALLLGEAEAGHLGVEVQTVKRLAIVIVALSVGASVAAAGPIGFIGIVVPHLLRLGIGPRHRALLIGSALLGAILLIGADIVSRTAVAPAELPIGIVTALIGAPFFLWLLLRRRSLVDL; encoded by the coding sequence GTGGCCATAGCCGAAAGCAAATCAGAAGAGATCGCCGTCTTAGGCGGTGATCGTCGCCGGACCGCCCGGCTCGTCATCTGGCTGCTGGTTGGCGGACTGGCGCTCGCGGCATTCCTCTCGCTGAGCATCGGCGCCACCGGGTTCACGCCCGGGGCGGCCTGGGAGGCCATCTGGGCAAGCCTCAGGGGAGCCTCGGGAAATGAAGCTGCCCTACGCGATACGATCATCCTCGATATCAGACTGCCGCGCACCCTCTTGGGCATCATCATCGGTGCGGCGCTGGCGGTCTCGGGCGTCGTGCTCCAGGGCCTGTTCCGCAATCCCCTGGCTGATCCGGGCCTGGTGGGTGTGTCCTCCGGCGCCGGCCTGGCGGCAGTGATCGTCATCATCGGGATCCCGATTTTCCTGCCCGAAACCGCCCGGCTGATCGGACCCTACGCCCTGCCGGTGGCGGCCTTCTTCGGCGCGCTTATCACCACCACGCTGCTCTACCGCATCGCCACCCGCGCCGGGCGCACCTCGGTCGCCACCATGCTGCTGGCCGGCATCGCCTTGGGGGCCCTGGCCGGCGCCCTGACCGGCTATCTCACCTATCTGAGCGATGACCAGCAGCTGCGCGACCTCACCTTCTGGACCATGGGCAGCTTGGGCGGTGCCACCATGGAAAAGGTGTTGATCTCGGCGCCCTTCATCCTTGTGGCCCTCATCTCCATTCCCTGGCTGGCGGACCGTCTCGATGCCCTTCTGCTCGGCGAAGCTGAGGCTGGCCATCTCGGGGTGGAGGTGCAGACTGTGAAGCGGCTCGCTATCGTGATCGTGGCATTGAGCGTCGGTGCCTCGGTGGCCGCGGCCGGGCCGATCGGCTTCATCGGCATCGTGGTGCCGCACCTCCTGCGCTTGGGGATAGGCCCGCGCCACCGCGCTCTGCTGATCGGCAGCGCCCTGCTCGGCGCCATCCTGCTGATCGGTGCCGATATCGTGAGCCGCACGGCGGTCGCGCCGGCCGAGCTGCCCATCGGCATCGTCACCGCTCTGATCGGCGCGCCGTTCTTCTTGTGGCTGCTGCTGCGCCGCCGCTCGCTTGTGGATCTGTGA
- a CDS encoding heme/hemin ABC transporter substrate-binding protein yields MGSMKGLQQGRRLLVMAMLASAALMQPATAATITDGSGRQVEVTDTSRTVAAGGSVTEILYALGLQDRIVAVDTTSLYPAAALAEHPNVGYLRALSSEGLLSVKPTLILAEADAGPKDVVGQLQNASVPFVTVPDEASPEGIAEKIRFVGKVMGKPSEGEHLAATLLADFRSLEEQLAKVNDRPKVLFILSTAGDRMMAAGAGTSADEMIKLAKAENALTDFAGYKQVNGEAIIAAAPDVILMMTRSGAHAPGEALFANPAIAQTPAGRNKRLITMDGLYLLGFGPRTAHAAATLAAKLHPDAAIAPLPERPWTK; encoded by the coding sequence ATGGGTTCGATGAAGGGACTGCAGCAGGGCCGCCGCCTTCTGGTTATGGCAATGCTGGCTTCGGCTGCACTGATGCAACCGGCAACCGCTGCCACCATAACCGATGGCAGCGGACGACAGGTCGAGGTGACGGATACCTCTCGCACGGTTGCCGCGGGCGGCTCCGTGACCGAGATTCTCTATGCGCTCGGGCTGCAGGACCGTATCGTCGCGGTGGACACCACCAGCCTCTATCCGGCGGCCGCTCTGGCCGAACACCCGAATGTCGGCTATCTGCGCGCGCTTTCCTCGGAAGGCTTGCTCTCCGTGAAGCCCACCCTCATCCTTGCCGAAGCTGATGCCGGGCCCAAGGATGTGGTCGGCCAGCTGCAGAACGCGTCGGTCCCCTTCGTGACCGTTCCGGACGAGGCGAGCCCTGAGGGCATTGCCGAGAAGATCCGCTTCGTCGGCAAGGTCATGGGCAAGCCCTCCGAGGGTGAGCACCTGGCCGCCACGCTGCTTGCGGATTTCCGTAGCCTTGAGGAGCAGCTTGCCAAGGTGAACGACCGGCCGAAGGTCCTGTTCATTCTGAGCACGGCGGGCGACCGCATGATGGCCGCCGGCGCGGGCACCTCGGCTGACGAGATGATCAAGCTGGCCAAAGCCGAAAATGCGCTGACCGATTTTGCCGGCTACAAGCAGGTGAATGGCGAAGCCATAATCGCGGCGGCACCGGACGTGATCCTGATGATGACCCGCTCTGGCGCCCATGCGCCGGGCGAGGCCCTTTTCGCCAATCCCGCGATCGCTCAGACGCCGGCAGGGCGCAACAAGCGGCTGATCACCATGGACGGCCTGTATCTACTCGGCTTCGGCCCGCGCACCGCGCATGCGGCCGCGACCCTGGCCGCCAAGCTCCATCCGGACGCGGCGATCGCGCCGCTCCCCGAGCGGCCATGGACGAAGTGA
- the hemP gene encoding hemin uptake protein HemP has translation MAEEKDERRDAGLPSVEVESELLGKTRRLIQSEAIFCGQTSALIAHGGEVYTLRVTKQGKLVLNK, from the coding sequence ATGGCAGAGGAAAAGGACGAGCGGCGCGACGCCGGACTTCCGTCGGTTGAAGTTGAGTCGGAGTTGCTGGGCAAGACGCGCCGGCTCATCCAGTCGGAGGCGATCTTCTGCGGCCAGACCAGCGCCCTGATCGCCCATGGAGGCGAGGTGTACACGCTTCGCGTCACCAAGCAGGGCAAGCTCGTTCTGAACAAGTGA
- a CDS encoding TonB-dependent hemoglobin/transferrin/lactoferrin family receptor, with the protein MTSAAFTAMMAAANAQETAAVQGPVPPEGEPVPQEWLTLDEITVVPGKIEETPIDSPTAVSIVNEEKLQLRQAETLNDIFRGMPSVTAVQDRDQPGGAINIRGLQDFGRVAVIVDGARQNFQISKHNGQNLIFIEPELLKAVTVVRGPVANIYGSGAIGGVVAFETKDARDILDPGQFAGGILRSGYETNGDGWFLSGSGAMQYEAFDAVGNITYRERDDYKNGKGETVDGSGFDILSGFAKMGYRPAEGHEIKVSYIGTDDHWLDESESVARDSRLTSNIGVLRYTFDDPTGDFWNLSASGYISNTDLDQRNETGVAEGFSRDFKLTTYGFDVYNTTLFETGFIGHTLTYGGDFFTDDVKTEDVAGTGDLFTPGGTRDAYGAFIQDRMTFTPWLYLIAAGRFDGYELNGTDTITGDPVDNEGDRISPKVTVAVKPFYTYFEGLELYGTYAEGYRAPSVTETLISGIHPPPATFPFLPNPNLKPETAKTIELGINFKYNSLFTAGDALRIKTAVFQNDVDDLISFEQVLPTPFPFGSYQYINVAKARIKGFEFEGMYDAGFMFAGLSGQILRGKDQTTDEWLNSIPPDQLTGILGFRFLDERLEVGTEVTATAKQHRVSDPDLKTSPFTLVDLFVGYAYSRDLRFDVRFNNILDENYRPFLNQTDMPGFNTKFAMTMRF; encoded by the coding sequence ATGACGAGTGCTGCATTCACGGCCATGATGGCGGCCGCAAATGCTCAGGAAACGGCAGCGGTCCAGGGTCCAGTGCCACCGGAGGGAGAGCCGGTGCCGCAGGAATGGCTGACGCTTGATGAAATCACCGTCGTGCCGGGGAAGATCGAGGAGACGCCGATCGACTCGCCTACGGCGGTGAGCATCGTGAACGAGGAAAAGCTGCAGCTGCGGCAGGCGGAAACCTTGAACGACATTTTCCGCGGCATGCCGAGCGTTACCGCAGTGCAGGACCGCGACCAGCCGGGCGGAGCCATCAATATCCGCGGCCTGCAGGATTTCGGACGGGTGGCCGTGATCGTGGACGGGGCGCGGCAGAACTTCCAGATCTCCAAGCATAACGGCCAGAACCTGATCTTCATCGAGCCGGAGCTGCTGAAGGCGGTGACGGTGGTACGCGGCCCGGTGGCCAATATCTATGGTTCCGGCGCGATCGGTGGCGTGGTTGCCTTCGAGACCAAGGATGCCCGTGACATTCTCGATCCCGGCCAGTTCGCAGGCGGCATTCTGCGCAGCGGCTATGAGACCAATGGCGATGGCTGGTTCCTCAGCGGTTCAGGCGCCATGCAGTACGAGGCGTTCGATGCGGTGGGGAACATCACCTATCGCGAGCGCGACGACTACAAGAACGGCAAGGGCGAGACCGTCGACGGGTCGGGCTTCGACATCCTGAGCGGCTTTGCCAAGATGGGCTACCGGCCGGCCGAAGGGCACGAGATCAAGGTCAGCTATATCGGCACGGACGACCATTGGCTGGACGAATCGGAAAGCGTCGCCCGCGACAGCCGGCTCACCAGCAATATTGGCGTTCTGCGCTATACCTTCGATGATCCGACCGGGGATTTCTGGAACCTGTCGGCCAGCGGCTACATCTCCAATACGGATCTTGACCAGCGCAACGAGACCGGCGTGGCGGAAGGCTTCAGCCGCGATTTCAAGCTCACCACCTATGGCTTCGACGTCTATAACACGACGCTGTTCGAGACCGGCTTCATCGGCCACACCCTCACCTATGGCGGCGACTTCTTCACTGACGACGTGAAGACCGAGGACGTTGCCGGCACGGGTGACCTGTTCACGCCGGGCGGCACGCGCGATGCCTATGGCGCCTTCATCCAGGACAGGATGACCTTCACGCCCTGGCTTTATCTGATCGCCGCCGGCCGTTTCGACGGCTATGAGCTCAATGGCACCGACACCATCACGGGCGACCCGGTCGATAACGAGGGCGACCGGATCTCGCCGAAGGTGACCGTGGCAGTGAAGCCGTTCTATACGTATTTCGAAGGGCTGGAGCTTTACGGCACCTATGCGGAGGGATATCGCGCGCCGAGCGTGACGGAGACGCTGATCTCCGGCATCCACCCGCCGCCGGCCACCTTCCCTTTCCTGCCCAATCCCAACCTGAAGCCCGAGACGGCCAAGACGATCGAGCTGGGCATCAACTTCAAATACAATAGCCTGTTCACCGCTGGCGACGCCCTGCGGATCAAGACTGCCGTATTCCAGAACGACGTGGATGACCTGATCTCGTTCGAGCAGGTGCTGCCGACGCCCTTTCCGTTCGGCAGTTATCAATACATCAACGTGGCCAAGGCGCGGATCAAGGGCTTCGAATTCGAGGGCATGTATGATGCCGGGTTCATGTTCGCGGGCCTGAGCGGACAAATCCTGCGCGGCAAGGACCAGACCACCGATGAGTGGCTGAACTCGATACCGCCGGACCAGCTTACCGGCATTCTCGGCTTCCGCTTTCTGGACGAGCGGCTCGAGGTGGGCACCGAGGTCACCGCCACCGCCAAGCAGCATAGGGTGAGCGACCCCGACCTGAAGACCAGCCCTTTCACTCTGGTCGACCTGTTCGTGGGCTATGCCTATAGCCGCGACCTGCGGTTCGACGTGCGCTTCAACAATATTCTCGATGAAAACTACCGGCCGTTCCTGAACCAGACGGATATGCCCGGCTTCAATACGAAGTTCGCCATGACGATGAGGTTCTGA
- a CDS encoding TonB family protein, whose protein sequence is MKRVPSRWILGFMGALAMHVVVLGMVPWPREEALSERSAGEEADVWGAPTSTVMIELAAVESIAGDAPEAAEAEAEVVDEATTVETEPVETETVENEPVETEPVEPSAEPEEVAALEPEPVSQAETIEHSTAKPTEVAVADAEEIEAKPVDQPPTTEPAGRVVAAVDPLSPLEPVEDVQETIEASAPVPKPKSKPVVEKPAAEPKKAEPERKVTEKAAPERKRDRKEATKASPRATRQKTARSRSKGPAKADAGNARVSASAASGIARGNRGIRQAEAGWSSRSNYAGRIVAHLQRHKHYPEAAARNGTTGVATLTFSIASNGRLTSVRLRGSSGAAILDQAALDTVRRASPFPPIPPEAGVSAMTFTVPLRYKRQ, encoded by the coding sequence ATGAAACGTGTCCCCTCCCGCTGGATCCTCGGCTTCATGGGCGCATTGGCCATGCATGTGGTGGTGCTGGGCATGGTGCCGTGGCCGCGGGAGGAGGCGCTGAGCGAGCGATCTGCCGGCGAAGAGGCGGACGTCTGGGGTGCGCCGACCAGTACGGTGATGATCGAGCTGGCGGCGGTGGAGTCGATCGCTGGGGACGCACCCGAAGCGGCTGAAGCAGAAGCAGAGGTGGTGGATGAAGCCACCACCGTCGAGACGGAGCCGGTCGAGACCGAAACGGTTGAGAACGAGCCGGTTGAGACTGAGCCGGTCGAGCCGAGCGCTGAACCCGAGGAGGTGGCAGCGCTCGAACCAGAACCTGTTTCGCAGGCCGAGACCATTGAGCACAGCACGGCGAAGCCCACTGAAGTGGCTGTTGCCGACGCTGAGGAAATCGAGGCGAAGCCCGTCGATCAACCGCCTACAACCGAGCCCGCCGGTCGCGTTGTCGCGGCAGTCGACCCGCTGTCGCCACTCGAACCAGTCGAGGACGTGCAGGAAACCATCGAAGCCTCAGCGCCTGTCCCGAAGCCGAAGTCCAAGCCGGTGGTGGAAAAGCCCGCGGCCGAGCCGAAGAAGGCGGAGCCCGAGCGCAAAGTGACGGAGAAGGCCGCACCCGAGCGGAAGCGGGACCGGAAGGAGGCCACGAAGGCGAGCCCGCGGGCAACCCGCCAGAAAACCGCCCGCAGCCGCAGCAAGGGCCCGGCAAAGGCGGATGCGGGCAATGCCAGGGTGTCGGCCAGCGCCGCGAGCGGCATTGCCCGGGGCAATCGCGGGATCCGCCAGGCTGAGGCAGGCTGGTCCAGTCGTTCCAACTATGCCGGCCGGATCGTCGCACATCTGCAACGGCACAAGCATTACCCCGAAGCCGCCGCCCGCAACGGCACCACGGGCGTAGCCACGCTGACCTTCTCAATCGCATCCAACGGCCGGCTGACCTCCGTGCGTCTGCGCGGTAGCTCCGGGGCCGCCATTCTCGACCAAGCGGCGCTCGATACTGTGCGCCGCGCGTCACCGTTCCCGCCAATTCCCCCTGAGGCAGGGGTTTCGGCCATGACCTTCACCGTGCCGCTGCGCTACAAGCGGCAATAG
- a CDS encoding antibiotic biosynthesis monooxygenase family protein — MFIAMNRFKVAKGSEADFEHVWKSRDTHLHEVPGFVEFHLLKGPVREDHTLYSSHTIWQDKAAFEGWTKSEAFRKAHQDAGTRKPLYLGHPEFEGFEVVQTVTKSDRAA; from the coding sequence ATGTTTATCGCGATGAACCGCTTCAAGGTGGCCAAGGGCAGCGAGGCCGATTTCGAGCATGTGTGGAAAAGCCGCGACACGCATCTGCATGAGGTGCCGGGCTTCGTGGAGTTCCATCTGCTGAAGGGGCCGGTGCGCGAGGACCACACGCTCTATTCCTCGCATACGATCTGGCAGGACAAGGCGGCATTCGAAGGGTGGACCAAGTCCGAGGCCTTCCGCAAGGCACACCAGGATGCGGGCACGCGCAAGCCGCTCTATCTCGGACATCCGGAATTCGAGGGCTTCGAGGTGGTGCAGACGGTGACGAAGAGCGACCGCGCTGCATAG
- a CDS encoding UDP-2,3-diacylglucosamine diphosphatase yields MNVQPHRPFRYRTIWISDFHLGTRRAQTELLLNFLRHTESDTLYLVGDVIDNWALKKRWYWAQTHNDVIQKILRKARKGTKVIYIPGNHDEYFRDFAEARFGRISVQLEAMHIMADGRRYLVLHGDKFDGVVRYAKWLAVLGDRAYGLSIAINSVFNRARRLFGLPYWSLSAFLKYKVKRAVEFVSRFEDALVHEAQRRGADGVICGHVHTPQMREINGIHYCNDGDWVESCTALVETFSGSLEIIRWTALNPGEDDPQGHIPLPAIEMPFPAAPVREPVAAR; encoded by the coding sequence ATGAATGTCCAGCCGCACCGTCCCTTTCGCTACCGGACCATCTGGATATCCGATTTTCATCTCGGTACGCGGCGGGCCCAGACGGAACTCCTGCTCAATTTCCTGCGCCACACGGAATCGGACACGCTCTACCTGGTGGGCGATGTCATCGACAACTGGGCGCTGAAGAAGCGCTGGTACTGGGCGCAGACCCATAACGACGTGATCCAAAAGATCCTGCGCAAGGCCCGCAAGGGCACCAAGGTCATCTACATCCCCGGCAATCACGACGAGTATTTCCGCGATTTCGCCGAAGCCCGGTTCGGGCGCATCAGCGTGCAGCTGGAGGCGATGCACATCATGGCGGACGGGCGCCGCTATCTCGTGCTGCATGGGGACAAGTTCGACGGGGTGGTGCGCTATGCCAAGTGGCTCGCCGTGCTTGGCGACCGCGCTTACGGCTTGTCGATTGCCATCAACAGCGTCTTCAACCGGGCGCGGCGACTGTTCGGCCTGCCCTACTGGTCGCTCTCGGCCTTTCTCAAATACAAGGTGAAGCGCGCGGTCGAGTTCGTGTCGCGCTTCGAGGACGCGCTGGTGCACGAGGCACAGCGGCGCGGTGCGGACGGCGTGATCTGCGGGCACGTGCACACCCCGCAGATGCGCGAGATCAACGGCATTCACTACTGCAACGACGGCGATTGGGTGGAGAGCTGCACGGCGCTGGTCGAGACCTTCTCGGGATCGCTGGAGATCATCCGCTGGACGGCGCTCAATCCAGGCGAAGATGACCCGCAAGGGCACATTCCCCTGCCTGCGATCGAGATGCCCTTCCCCGCTGCGCCGGTGCGAGAGCCGGTGGCCGCACGCTGA
- a CDS encoding glycosyltransferase family 4 protein, translated as MALIRLRPPLKLLIVTDAWHPQVNGVVQTLTRTAEALRAGGHQVSMLTPEPFATFPLPSYPEIRLASPRPSAVARFIETADPDAIHIATEGVLGLLARRHCLRTGRSFTTSYHTRFPEYLAARMGHPAAGRAACRLAYAALRWFHRPSRAVMVGTPSMYDTLRAQGFRAVRLWTRGVDHALFHPNRRRALPHPGPIMLYAGRVAVEKNLDAFLSLEMPGTKYVVGDGPDLARLKIRYPTAVFTGYLHGEALAGMMASADVFVFPSRTDTFGLVLLEAMASGVPVAAFPVPGPRDIVEDGISGALDEDLGAAISRALGCSRAAARARSLEFSWERTAEIFVQLVSEAQLDKERARQIGRPSINHQPTSLGADDAGG; from the coding sequence ATGGCCCTCATTCGGCTGCGACCTCCTCTGAAACTGCTGATCGTGACGGATGCCTGGCACCCCCAGGTCAACGGCGTGGTGCAGACCCTGACACGCACCGCCGAGGCTCTGCGTGCCGGCGGCCACCAGGTGTCGATGCTGACGCCGGAGCCATTTGCGACCTTTCCCTTGCCCAGCTATCCGGAGATCCGCCTGGCAAGCCCGCGTCCGTCGGCGGTGGCGCGCTTCATCGAGACCGCCGATCCGGATGCCATTCATATCGCCACCGAGGGCGTGCTCGGTCTGCTCGCCCGGCGCCATTGCCTGCGCACCGGGCGCAGCTTCACCACGAGCTATCACACCCGCTTTCCAGAATATCTGGCGGCCCGCATGGGTCATCCGGCGGCTGGCCGTGCGGCATGCCGGCTTGCCTATGCGGCTCTGCGGTGGTTCCATCGCCCGAGCCGCGCCGTCATGGTGGGCACGCCTTCCATGTACGATACGTTGCGCGCCCAGGGCTTCCGGGCCGTCCGGCTGTGGACGCGCGGGGTCGACCATGCGCTGTTCCACCCCAACCGGCGGCGCGCCCTGCCCCATCCGGGGCCGATCATGCTCTATGCCGGCCGGGTGGCGGTGGAGAAGAATCTCGACGCGTTCCTGTCGCTCGAAATGCCTGGCACCAAATACGTGGTCGGCGACGGGCCGGATCTCGCGCGGCTGAAGATCCGCTATCCCACAGCGGTGTTCACCGGCTATCTGCATGGGGAGGCGCTCGCCGGGATGATGGCCTCGGCAGACGTGTTCGTGTTCCCCAGCCGGACCGATACGTTCGGCCTGGTGCTGCTGGAGGCCATGGCGAGCGGCGTTCCGGTGGCGGCGTTTCCCGTGCCCGGTCCGCGCGACATCGTGGAGGATGGCATCTCGGGCGCGCTGGACGAGGATCTCGGCGCCGCGATAAGCCGCGCGCTGGGCTGTTCCCGAGCGGCGGCCCGCGCCCGCTCGCTTGAGTTCAGCTGGGAGCGCACGGCCGAGATATTCGTGCAGCTGGTTTCCGAGGCACAGCTGGATAAGGAAAGGGCCCGCCAGATTGGCAGGCCCTCCATCAACCACCAGCCGACTAGTTTGGGGGCGGACGACGCCGGCGGCTGA